In a single window of the Verrucomicrobiota bacterium genome:
- the ndk gene encoding nucleoside-diphosphate kinase: MEKSLILLKPDCVQKKLIGDVIKRFENNGFTVRGIKMISLDDTILAEHYAHLASKPFFPDIAAFMKSFPVVALALEGENAVEKIRDLVGPTDSTKADKGTIRGDFGVDVMKNIIHASDSSENAQIELKRFFKDGEVFSY; the protein is encoded by the coding sequence ATGGAAAAATCCCTTATTTTGCTTAAACCCGATTGTGTACAGAAAAAACTCATCGGAGATGTCATTAAACGCTTTGAAAACAATGGTTTCACGGTTCGCGGAATCAAAATGATCTCCCTTGATGACACGATCCTCGCTGAACACTATGCCCACTTGGCCTCTAAACCTTTTTTCCCTGATATAGCCGCTTTTATGAAATCCTTCCCCGTCGTCGCCCTCGCCCTCGAAGGTGAAAACGCCGTGGAAAAAATCCGGGATCTTGTCGGCCCGACAGACTCCACAAAAGCTGACAAAGGCACCATCCGCGGTGATTTCGGTGTCGATGTCATGAAAAATATCATCCACGCCTCCGATTCCTCTGAAAACGCCCAGATCGAATTAAAACGTTTCTTCAAGGACGGCGAAGTTTTTAGTTATTAA
- a CDS encoding pyridoxal phosphate-dependent aminotransferase yields MSTVELANRAKILTPSKTLAIDSKAKGMKAEGIEVFNFGAGEPDFDTPDYIRNAAVEALNSGFTRYTPSSGIPELRQAIADKLKKDNGIDYKANQVIVNCGAKHSCFNAIMATINPGDEVIIPAPYWLSYPEMVKLAGGEPYMVQTKEENGFKLTADELRESISPASKMVILNTPGNPTGAVYTRQELEDIVEAALEDDLLILSDEIYEKLVYDDAQHFSVASFSKEAYESTITINGFSKSYAMTGWRLGYLAAPEAIAKSIDSIQSHSTSNPTSFAQKGALAALKDSAASEEFINTMLVEFKKRRHYMFERISAIDGLSVIKPMGAFYMLVNISQSGLKSAEFTERLLEEKKVAAVPGIAFGDDKYIRLSYATSMQIISDGLEKLDEFCQSLK; encoded by the coding sequence ATGAGTACGGTTGAATTAGCCAACAGGGCGAAGATTTTGACACCTTCGAAGACATTGGCCATTGATAGCAAAGCAAAGGGCATGAAAGCCGAAGGAATTGAAGTATTTAATTTCGGAGCTGGGGAACCTGACTTTGACACTCCTGACTATATCCGTAATGCCGCTGTCGAGGCGTTAAATTCCGGATTCACTCGTTACACCCCCTCCAGTGGGATTCCTGAACTACGCCAAGCGATTGCTGATAAACTCAAAAAAGATAACGGTATCGACTATAAGGCGAACCAAGTCATCGTAAATTGCGGGGCTAAACACTCTTGCTTTAACGCGATCATGGCCACGATTAATCCCGGCGACGAAGTCATCATTCCTGCCCCTTACTGGCTCAGCTACCCTGAAATGGTCAAGCTCGCTGGTGGTGAACCCTACATGGTCCAGACGAAGGAAGAAAACGGATTTAAACTCACCGCTGATGAATTACGCGAATCCATTTCGCCCGCCTCCAAAATGGTGATCCTGAATACCCCGGGTAACCCCACCGGCGCGGTTTACACCCGTCAGGAACTCGAAGACATCGTGGAAGCTGCTTTGGAAGATGATCTCTTGATCTTGAGCGATGAAATCTATGAGAAACTTGTGTATGATGATGCTCAACATTTCAGCGTGGCCTCATTCAGCAAGGAAGCTTATGAAAGCACAATCACGATCAATGGCTTCAGCAAATCTTATGCGATGACCGGATGGCGCTTGGGTTATCTCGCCGCTCCCGAGGCGATCGCCAAATCCATCGACTCCATCCAGAGCCATAGCACATCAAATCCCACTTCCTTCGCCCAAAAGGGCGCCTTGGCTGCGCTGAAAGATTCCGCCGCCTCTGAGGAGTTTATTAATACGATGCTTGTTGAGTTTAAGAAACGCCGCCATTACATGTTTGAACGGATCAGCGCCATTGATGGTCTCTCCGTTATTAAACCCATGGGTGCTTTTTACATGCTGGTGAATATTTCTCAGTCCGGCCTGAAATCCGCCGAGTTCACCGAAAGACTCCTCGAGGAAAAGAAGGTTGCTGCTGTCCCTGGAATTGCTTTTGGTGATGATAAATACATCCGCTTGTCTTATGCCACAAGCATGCAGATCATTTCTGATGGCCTCGAAAAACTCGATGAATTCTGCCAGAGCCTGAAATAA